A single Numenius arquata chromosome 1, bNumArq3.hap1.1, whole genome shotgun sequence DNA region contains:
- the CLDN34 gene encoding claudin-34 → MSSLVSTSHLQLATFALGTVGWILCTVSMGIVEWRVWYVDNTTVISSGIAWVGIWKVCFISYLHVSPGYKEQFCHKFSGYDSSIPREIYAAQGLLFIAMFVGLLGLTATILALRNVCMGITHKTLITRFFLVGGFFYVFAGLCILIPVSWNFYSVTHNQSIAFPPSSYMPSSPVAQEAGAAIPIGIVAVILLLLSGTFSLSYRLSVATNFTTNF, encoded by the coding sequence ATGAGCTCCCTGGTCAGCACCTCGCACCTCCAGCTAGCCACCTTTGCTCTGGGGACGGTAGGCTGGATCCTGTGCACCGTTTCAATGGGAATCGTGGAATGGAGAGTGTGGTACGTGGACAACACCACCGTCATCTCCTCTGGCATTGCTTGGGTGGGGATTTGGAAAGTCTGCTTCATCAGTTACCTTCACGTCTCACCTGGTTATAAAGAACAGTTCTGCCATAAATTCAGTGGCTATGACTCCTCCATCCCCCGTGAAATTTATGCTGCTCAAGGTCTCCTGTTTATCGCCATGTTTGTGGGCTTGCTGGGACTGACTGCCACAATACTTGCTCTGAGAAATGTTTGTATGGGAATCACTCACAAAACCCTCATTACCCGTTTCTTCCTGGTGGGTGGCTTCTTCTATGTATTCGCTGGTCTGTGCATCCTGATTCCCGTGAGCTGGAATTTCTATTCTGTAACGCACAACCAGAGCattgcttttcctccttcttcctacATGCCCTCCAGCCCAGTGGCGCAGGAAGCTGGTGCTGCCATTCCCATTGGGATTGTAGCTGTCATCCTCCTGCTGCTAAGTGGGACTTTTTCTCTCTCGTACAGGTTATCGGTGGCCACAAACTTCACCACGAATTTCTGA